In one Acidimicrobiales bacterium genomic region, the following are encoded:
- a CDS encoding polyribonucleotide nucleotidyltransferase encodes MADAITVSRPITGTDRSLSLETGRLAQQADGAVLARIGDTVVLVTATAARKVREGIDFFPLTVDVEERMYAAGKVPGSFFRREGRASDQAILIARLIDRPLRPSFPDGFRNEVHVVATVFGADQQNPHDVVAINGASAALMVSGIPFDGPIGAVRLAYTTEGTWIPHPTYQEGDASTFELVVAGRALGTSEDAEIAIMMVEAGGTERSFEYYDAGAPKVTEEVIASGLEAAKAWIREAIELQRELVRVAGAKPPIPYTLFVDYRPEVLEAVVAVGGAKLEEANAHTTKAERAAALDAAAEEIVAALVPSHDEREVRAAIRAHTKALVRRRIVEEAVRIDGRGPRDIRPLTAAVGLIPTAHGSALFQRGETQVLNFATLGMPRMNQLLDTIGVDETKRYLHHYNFPPFSTGEVGFMRGPKRREIGHGLLAERAVLPVVPPAEEFPYTLRLVSEVLSSNGSTSMASVCASSLSLMDAGVPIREPVGGIAMGLVHAEGRYVTLTDILGAEDAFGDMDFKVAGTRDVVTALQLDTKIDGLPSQVLAEALTQAREARLVVLDAMAQAIAEPRPSVRPNAPKILTFEIPLDKIGEVIGPKGKVINALQQETGTDIAVDEDGGVGRVTIGAKDAAAVDEARRRIELILEPPTPEVGKTYEGRVVNITKFGAFVSILPGRDGLLHISRLGAGRRVERVEDVLELGQTVQVVVNDIDPQGKVSLSLVGGPPPSPGAEAPTPEGVRRVSFEDAFAAEIAEDFGDLGPGAAPEPAPRAGRGPRRRGPRR; translated from the coding sequence ATGGCCGACGCCATCACCGTATCCCGCCCCATCACGGGGACCGACCGCAGCCTGTCCCTCGAGACGGGACGCCTCGCCCAGCAGGCCGACGGCGCCGTGCTCGCCCGCATCGGCGACACGGTCGTCCTCGTCACCGCCACCGCGGCGCGCAAGGTGCGGGAGGGGATCGACTTCTTCCCCCTCACCGTCGACGTCGAGGAGCGCATGTACGCGGCGGGCAAGGTGCCCGGCTCGTTCTTCCGGCGCGAGGGCCGGGCGAGCGACCAGGCGATCCTCATCGCCCGGCTCATCGACCGGCCGCTGCGCCCGTCGTTCCCCGACGGCTTCCGCAACGAGGTCCACGTCGTCGCCACCGTCTTCGGCGCCGACCAGCAGAATCCGCACGACGTCGTGGCGATCAACGGCGCCTCGGCCGCCCTCATGGTCTCGGGGATCCCCTTCGACGGGCCGATCGGGGCCGTGCGCCTCGCCTACACGACGGAGGGGACCTGGATCCCCCACCCCACCTACCAGGAGGGCGACGCCTCGACCTTCGAGCTCGTCGTCGCCGGCCGGGCGCTCGGCACCTCCGAGGACGCCGAGATCGCGATCATGATGGTCGAGGCCGGCGGGACGGAGCGCTCCTTCGAGTACTACGACGCCGGGGCGCCGAAGGTGACCGAGGAGGTCATCGCGTCCGGCCTCGAGGCCGCGAAGGCGTGGATCCGCGAGGCGATCGAGCTGCAGCGCGAGCTCGTGCGCGTCGCGGGCGCCAAGCCGCCGATCCCCTACACCCTCTTCGTCGACTACCGGCCCGAGGTCCTCGAGGCCGTCGTCGCCGTCGGCGGCGCGAAGCTCGAGGAGGCGAACGCCCACACGACGAAGGCGGAACGCGCCGCCGCGCTCGACGCGGCAGCCGAGGAGATCGTGGCGGCGCTCGTGCCGAGCCACGACGAGCGCGAGGTGCGGGCCGCCATCCGCGCCCACACGAAGGCCCTCGTGCGGCGGCGCATCGTCGAGGAGGCGGTGCGCATCGACGGCCGCGGCCCGCGAGACATCCGGCCGCTCACCGCGGCGGTCGGGCTCATCCCGACCGCCCACGGCTCGGCGCTCTTCCAGCGGGGCGAGACACAGGTGCTCAACTTCGCCACGCTCGGCATGCCGCGCATGAACCAGCTGCTCGACACGATCGGCGTCGACGAGACGAAGCGCTACCTGCACCACTACAACTTCCCACCCTTCTCGACGGGCGAGGTGGGCTTCATGCGCGGCCCGAAGCGCCGCGAGATCGGCCACGGCCTGCTCGCCGAGCGGGCCGTGCTCCCGGTCGTGCCGCCCGCCGAGGAGTTCCCCTACACGCTCCGGCTCGTCTCCGAGGTGCTCTCCTCGAACGGCTCGACGTCGATGGCCTCCGTGTGCGCCTCCAGCCTCTCGCTCATGGACGCCGGCGTGCCGATTCGCGAGCCCGTCGGCGGCATCGCGATGGGCCTCGTCCACGCCGAGGGCCGCTACGTCACCCTGACCGACATCCTCGGCGCCGAGGACGCCTTCGGTGACATGGACTTCAAGGTCGCCGGGACGCGCGACGTCGTGACGGCGCTCCAGCTCGACACGAAGATCGATGGCCTGCCCTCGCAGGTGCTCGCCGAGGCGCTCACCCAGGCCCGCGAGGCCCGCCTCGTCGTCCTCGACGCGATGGCGCAGGCGATCGCCGAGCCGAGGCCCTCCGTGCGCCCGAACGCGCCGAAGATCCTCACCTTCGAGATCCCCCTCGACAAGATCGGGGAGGTCATCGGCCCGAAGGGCAAGGTCATCAACGCCCTCCAGCAGGAGACCGGCACCGACATCGCCGTCGACGAGGACGGCGGCGTCGGGCGCGTCACGATCGGGGCGAAGGACGCCGCGGCGGTGGACGAGGCCCGCCGGCGCATCGAGCTCATCCTCGAGCCCCCGACCCCGGAGGTCGGCAAGACCTACGAGGGCCGGGTCGTGAACATCACGAAGTTCGGCGCCTTCGTCTCCATCCTGCCGGGCCGCGACGGGCTCCTCCACATCTCCCGTCTCGGCGCCGGCCGACGCGTCGAGCGCGTCGAGGACGTGCTCGAGCTCGGCCAGACCGTGCAGGTGGTCGTGAACGACATCGACCCGCAGGGGAAGGTCTCGCTCTCGCTCGTCGGCGGCCCGCCGCCCTCGCCGGGCGCCGAGGCACCGACCCCCGAGGGGGTGCGCCGGGTCTCCTTCGAGGACGCCTTCGCCGCCGAGATCGCCGAGGACTTCGGGGACCTCGGCCCCGGCGCAGCGCCCGAGCCCGCGCCACGCGCCGGGCGCGGCCCGCGCCGGCGCGGCCCGCGGCGCTGA
- the rpsO gene encoding 30S ribosomal protein S15 — translation MPDKTATIAEHRLHETDTGSPEVQVALLTDRINHLTEHLKVHRGDHHTRRGLMKLIGRRRRLLDYVRANDVERYRALIARLGIRR, via the coding sequence ATGCCCGACAAGACGGCGACGATCGCCGAGCACCGGCTCCACGAGACCGACACGGGCTCGCCCGAGGTCCAGGTGGCCCTGCTGACCGATCGCATCAACCACCTGACCGAGCACCTCAAGGTCCACCGCGGCGACCACCACACGCGCCGCGGCCTCATGAAGCTCATCGGGCGTCGGCGCCGCCTGCTCGACTACGTGCGGGCGAACGACGTCGAGCGCTACCGGGCGCTCATCGCCCGGCTCGGCATCCGCCGCTAG
- the metK gene encoding methionine adenosyltransferase → MSSYTFTSESVTEGHPDKMADQISDAVLDAILAEDPRGRVACETLLTTGLVCVAGEITTSSYVEIPRIVRDTICDIGYDREEYGFDGRTCGVIVAIGEQSPDIDCGVSRALEARSGAAGEDALSSQGAGDQGMMFGYACDETPDLMPLPIWLAHRLAQRLSEVRRAGILPYLRPDGKTQVSVRYEDGRPVALDTVLISTQHKPGIDHETLLMPDLTDHVIRPLLPPELDTSHLRILTNPTGRFELGGPRADAGLTGRKIIVDTYGGAARHGGGAFSGKDPSKVDRSGAYAARWVAKNVVASGAARRCEVQVAYAIGVARPISVMVETFGTAVVDPEAIARAVDEVFDLRPAAIIRDLDLLRPIYRRTAAYGHFGRPEKEFTWEETSRVEGLRRVLGL, encoded by the coding sequence GTGAGCAGCTACACCTTCACGTCCGAGTCGGTCACCGAGGGCCACCCGGACAAGATGGCGGACCAGATCTCCGACGCGGTCCTCGACGCCATCCTGGCGGAGGACCCGCGGGGCCGGGTCGCCTGCGAGACGCTGCTCACGACCGGCCTCGTGTGCGTGGCGGGCGAGATCACCACCTCGAGCTACGTCGAGATCCCGCGCATCGTGCGGGACACCATCTGCGACATCGGCTACGACCGGGAGGAGTACGGCTTCGACGGCAGGACCTGCGGCGTCATCGTCGCGATCGGCGAGCAGTCCCCGGACATCGACTGCGGCGTGTCGCGCGCCCTCGAGGCGCGAAGCGGCGCCGCCGGCGAGGACGCCCTGTCCTCCCAGGGGGCGGGCGACCAGGGGATGATGTTCGGCTACGCCTGCGACGAGACCCCCGACCTCATGCCGCTGCCGATCTGGCTGGCGCACCGCCTCGCCCAGCGCCTGTCGGAGGTCCGCCGGGCGGGCATCCTCCCCTACCTGCGGCCCGACGGCAAGACGCAGGTCTCGGTGCGCTACGAGGACGGCCGTCCCGTCGCCCTCGACACGGTGCTCATCTCCACCCAGCACAAGCCGGGCATCGACCACGAGACCCTGCTCATGCCCGACCTCACCGACCACGTCATCCGGCCGCTGCTCCCGCCGGAGCTCGACACGAGCCACCTGCGCATCCTCACGAACCCGACCGGCCGCTTCGAGCTCGGCGGCCCGCGCGCGGACGCCGGGCTCACCGGCCGCAAGATCATCGTCGACACCTACGGCGGCGCGGCGCGCCACGGCGGGGGGGCGTTCTCCGGCAAGGACCCCTCGAAGGTCGACCGCTCCGGCGCGTACGCGGCGCGCTGGGTGGCGAAGAACGTCGTCGCCTCGGGCGCCGCGCGCCGCTGCGAGGTCCAGGTGGCCTACGCCATCGGCGTGGCGCGGCCGATCTCGGTGATGGTGGAGACCTTCGGCACGGCGGTCGTCGACCCCGAGGCGATCGCCCGGGCGGTCGACGAGGTCTTCGACCTGCGCCCCGCGGCGATCATCCGCGACCTCGACCTGCTCCGCCCCATCTACCGGCGCACCGCCGCCTACGGGCACTTCGGCCGCCCCGAGAAGGAGTTCACCTGGGAGGAGACCAGCCGCGTCGAGGGGCTGCGGCGCGTCCTCGGCCTGTAG
- the coaBC gene encoding bifunctional phosphopantothenoylcysteine decarboxylase/phosphopantothenate--cysteine ligase CoaBC, translated as MDPEARSRPVGLSGAFVVLGVSGGIAAYKAVELCRRLVDAGAHVAPVLTRAATRFVGAATFSALASEPARTELFGGDEAIPHTRLGRAADLVVVAPATARLLGSYAAGISSDLLTATLLATPAPVLVCPAMHAEMWRHPAVQENLATLQRRGVTVVGPEHGRLAGGDVGEGRLARLEAILEAAERLLAARRDLSGLRVLVTAGGTREPIDPVRYLANRSSGRQGHALAEVAAARGARVTLVTASELEPPSGVEVVRVETAAELAEAVAQAAPLADVVVMAAAVADFRPASPAPRKLKRRDGPPVLELEATPDVLGLLASRRRPRQVLVGFAAETGGGLEEAEAKLAAKGIDVIVWNDVSRPGVGFAHETNEVTILTAWGERTEVPLAPKRTIAGAVLDAALAARARAAARGAPSGAARRTDEAQGAGE; from the coding sequence GTGGACCCCGAGGCGCGCTCGCGCCCGGTCGGGCTGTCGGGCGCCTTCGTCGTCCTCGGGGTGAGCGGCGGCATCGCCGCCTACAAGGCCGTCGAGCTGTGCCGTCGCCTCGTCGACGCCGGCGCCCACGTCGCGCCCGTCCTCACCCGCGCGGCGACCCGCTTCGTCGGCGCCGCCACCTTCTCGGCGCTCGCCTCCGAGCCGGCGCGCACCGAGCTGTTCGGCGGCGACGAGGCGATCCCGCACACCCGCCTCGGCAGAGCCGCCGACCTCGTCGTCGTCGCGCCGGCGACCGCCCGGCTGCTCGGCTCGTACGCCGCGGGGATCTCCTCGGACCTGCTCACGGCGACGCTGCTCGCGACACCCGCCCCCGTCCTCGTCTGCCCCGCGATGCACGCCGAGATGTGGCGGCACCCCGCCGTCCAGGAGAACCTCGCCACGCTCCAGCGGCGGGGGGTGACGGTCGTCGGCCCCGAGCACGGCCGGCTGGCCGGCGGCGACGTCGGCGAGGGCCGGCTGGCCCGCCTCGAGGCGATCCTCGAGGCCGCCGAGCGCCTGCTGGCGGCCCGGCGCGACCTCTCGGGGCTGCGCGTCCTCGTCACGGCCGGCGGGACCCGCGAGCCGATCGACCCGGTCCGCTACCTCGCCAACCGCTCCTCCGGCCGCCAGGGCCACGCCCTCGCCGAGGTCGCCGCGGCGCGCGGCGCGCGCGTCACCCTCGTCACGGCGAGCGAGCTCGAACCGCCGAGCGGCGTCGAGGTCGTGCGCGTCGAGACGGCGGCCGAGCTCGCCGAGGCCGTGGCGCAGGCGGCGCCGCTCGCCGACGTCGTCGTGATGGCGGCCGCGGTCGCCGACTTCCGGCCGGCGAGCCCCGCCCCGCGCAAGCTGAAGCGGCGCGACGGGCCGCCGGTGCTCGAGCTCGAGGCGACGCCCGACGTCCTCGGCCTCCTCGCCTCGCGCCGGCGCCCCCGTCAGGTGCTCGTCGGGTTCGCCGCCGAGACCGGCGGTGGCCTCGAGGAGGCCGAGGCGAAGCTCGCTGCCAAGGGCATCGACGTCATCGTGTGGAACGACGTCTCGCGCCCAGGCGTCGGCTTCGCCCACGAGACGAACGAGGTGACCATCCTCACCGCCTGGGGGGAGCGAACCGAGGTCCCCCTCGCGCCGAAGCGTACGATCGCGGGCGCGGTGCTCGACGCCGCCCTCGCCGCCCGCGCGCGCGCCGCGGCGCGTGGGGCGCCGAGCGGCGCGGCGAGGCGAACCGACGAAGCGCAAGGAGCAGGCGAGTGA
- the rpoZ gene encoding DNA-directed RNA polymerase subunit omega, with the protein MPELRSTLTEPPIEELLDKVDSKFTLVSLAAKRGRQINSYFNQLGEGLGAIVPPQVASIARKPLSIALEEIAASKVRARFPEPEADPAGDGLSSSEDGAGAEPAS; encoded by the coding sequence ATGCCGGAGCTGCGCAGCACCCTGACCGAGCCGCCGATCGAGGAGCTGCTCGACAAGGTCGACTCGAAGTTCACCCTCGTGAGCCTCGCCGCCAAGCGCGGCCGTCAGATCAACTCCTACTTCAACCAGCTCGGCGAGGGCCTCGGCGCCATCGTCCCGCCGCAGGTGGCGTCGATCGCCCGCAAGCCCCTGTCCATCGCGCTCGAGGAGATCGCCGCCTCGAAGGTGCGCGCCCGGTTCCCCGAGCCCGAGGCGGACCCGGCGGGCGACGGGCTGTCCTCGTCCGAGGACGGGGCCGGCGCCGAGCCGGCCTCCTAG
- the gmk gene encoding guanylate kinase: protein MIFVLSGPGGAGKGTLVERLVASDERLWLSRSWTTRPRRPGEPEDAYVFVDRERFLAKAKAGGFLEWATVLDHYYGTPTPEPPAGCDVVLEIDVQGAAQVVERCKDVVCILVLPPSPEEQARRLRARGDDEAHVRRRLELAGREVEAGERLADYVVVNDDVDRALAELRAIVARARAGA from the coding sequence CTGATCTTCGTCCTGTCCGGCCCCGGCGGGGCCGGCAAGGGGACGCTCGTCGAGCGCCTCGTCGCTAGCGACGAGCGCCTGTGGCTGTCACGCTCGTGGACGACGCGTCCGAGGCGCCCGGGCGAGCCCGAGGACGCCTACGTCTTCGTCGACCGGGAGCGCTTCCTCGCCAAGGCGAAGGCGGGGGGCTTCCTCGAGTGGGCGACCGTCCTCGACCACTACTACGGGACGCCGACGCCCGAGCCGCCCGCGGGCTGCGACGTCGTGCTCGAGATCGACGTCCAGGGCGCGGCCCAGGTCGTCGAGCGCTGCAAGGACGTCGTCTGCATCCTCGTGCTGCCGCCGTCCCCCGAGGAGCAGGCCCGGCGGCTGCGGGCCCGCGGCGACGACGAGGCCCACGTGCGGCGCCGCCTCGAGCTCGCCGGGCGGGAGGTCGAGGCGGGGGAGCGGCTCGCCGACTACGTCGTCGTGAACGACGACGTCGACCGGGCGCTCGCCGAGCTCAGGGCTATAGTGGCGAGGGCGCGAGCCGGCGCGTGA
- the mihF gene encoding integration host factor, actinobacterial type, whose translation MPQPPTLTPEQRKAALDKAAQARKARAELKDHLKTGRVHLKDLLAKAGTDETVGKMKVLSVLESLPGTGKVKARRLMEQVGISETRRLQGLGAKQRDQLLEAVERP comes from the coding sequence ATGCCCCAACCTCCCACGCTCACACCCGAACAGCGCAAGGCCGCCCTCGACAAGGCGGCGCAGGCCCGCAAGGCGCGCGCCGAGCTGAAGGACCACCTGAAGACCGGCAGGGTCCACCTGAAGGACCTGCTCGCGAAGGCGGGCACCGACGAGACCGTCGGGAAGATGAAGGTCCTCTCCGTCCTCGAGTCCCTCCCGGGGACCGGGAAGGTGAAGGCGCGCCGGCTGATGGAGCAGGTCGGCATCAGCGAGACGCGCCGGCTGCAGGGCCTCGGCGCGAAGCAGCGCGACCAGCTGCTCGAGGCCGTCGAGCGGCCCTGA
- the pyrF gene encoding orotidine-5'-phosphate decarboxylase — MAEPGPALRRRLVLALDCAALEAALALARPLVAYFGVAKVGLELFGAVGPAALAPLASLGYEVFLDLKLHDIPTTVGRAARVAGRLGASYLTLHAAGGAAMLEAGVAGLAEGAAASGVPGAALAVTVLTSEGPAPGLAAERAALAARAGCRGVVCAAGDLPGVRAAAPGLLACVPGIRLPGGERHDQARSAAPAEALAAGADLLVVGRAVTQAPDPLAAAEALVAALAS; from the coding sequence GTGGCTGAGCCCGGCCCGGCGCTGCGCCGGCGCCTCGTCCTCGCCCTCGACTGCGCGGCCCTCGAGGCGGCGCTCGCCCTCGCGCGCCCCCTCGTCGCCTACTTCGGCGTGGCCAAGGTCGGCCTCGAGCTGTTCGGCGCCGTGGGCCCCGCCGCCCTGGCGCCGCTCGCCAGCCTCGGCTACGAGGTCTTCCTCGACCTCAAGCTGCACGACATCCCGACGACGGTGGGGCGAGCCGCGCGCGTGGCGGGACGGCTGGGCGCGAGCTACCTCACGCTGCACGCCGCGGGGGGCGCGGCGATGCTCGAGGCGGGCGTGGCGGGCCTGGCGGAGGGCGCGGCGGCGTCGGGCGTGCCGGGCGCGGCGCTGGCGGTCACGGTGCTCACGAGCGAGGGGCCGGCCCCGGGCCTCGCCGCCGAGCGCGCCGCCCTCGCGGCGCGCGCCGGCTGCCGCGGCGTCGTCTGCGCGGCCGGGGACCTCCCGGGGGTGCGGGCGGCCGCCCCCGGCCTCCTCGCCTGCGTCCCGGGGATCCGCCTACCCGGCGGCGAGCGCCACGACCAGGCGCGCTCGGCGGCGCCCGCCGAGGCGCTCGCCGCCGGCGCCGACCTCCTCGTCGTCGGACGCGCCGTGACGCAGGCCCCCGACCCGCTCGCCGCGGCCGAGGCGCTCGTCGCCGCGCTCGCCTCGTGA
- a CDS encoding dihydroorotate dehydrogenase — MSSRPVDLSTRVGALLLPNPVMTASGTAGLGAELAAYFDLAALGAHVVKSLAAYPWPGNGPPRVAGRPGYMLNSVGLAGPGIAAWLDEELPALERCGARVVASVWGRSVDDYARAGELLSGAPACVVAVEVNVSCPNVEERHALFGASPGATARAVEAVAACGRPVWAKLSPNVADLVAVAEAAAQAGAQAVTLVNTAFGMAIDPQTRRFALGAGGGGVSGRALHPIAVRAVHDVHGALPELAIVGVGGVFTAEDAVELLLAGASAVQVGTATFVDPRAAFRLVGELERWCAARAVRRVAELVGAGGG; from the coding sequence GTGAGCAGTCGGCCGGTCGACCTGTCGACGAGGGTCGGCGCCCTCCTGCTCCCCAACCCGGTGATGACGGCGTCGGGCACCGCCGGGCTCGGGGCGGAGCTCGCCGCCTACTTCGACCTCGCCGCGCTCGGCGCCCACGTCGTGAAGTCCCTCGCTGCCTACCCCTGGCCGGGCAACGGCCCGCCGAGGGTCGCCGGCCGACCGGGCTACATGCTGAACAGCGTCGGGCTCGCCGGTCCGGGGATCGCGGCGTGGCTCGACGAGGAGCTGCCGGCGCTCGAGCGCTGCGGGGCACGCGTCGTGGCGAGCGTGTGGGGACGGTCGGTCGACGACTACGCGCGCGCCGGCGAGCTGCTCTCGGGCGCGCCGGCGTGCGTCGTCGCCGTCGAGGTCAACGTCTCGTGCCCGAACGTCGAGGAGCGCCACGCGCTCTTCGGCGCGTCGCCGGGCGCGACGGCCCGCGCCGTCGAGGCGGTGGCGGCCTGCGGGCGTCCGGTGTGGGCCAAGCTCTCGCCGAACGTCGCCGACCTCGTCGCCGTGGCCGAGGCCGCCGCGCAGGCGGGCGCGCAGGCGGTCACCCTCGTCAACACGGCGTTCGGCATGGCGATCGATCCCCAGACGCGGCGCTTCGCCCTCGGCGCCGGCGGGGGCGGCGTGTCGGGGCGCGCGCTGCACCCGATCGCCGTGCGCGCCGTCCACGACGTGCACGGCGCGCTCCCCGAGCTCGCCATCGTCGGCGTCGGCGGCGTCTTCACGGCCGAGGACGCCGTGGAGCTGCTCCTCGCGGGCGCCTCGGCGGTCCAGGTCGGCACGGCGACCTTCGTCGACCCGCGGGCGGCCTTCCGGCTCGTCGGCGAGCTCGAGCGGTGGTGCGCCGCTCGCGCCGTGCGGCGCGTCGCCGAGCTCGTCGGGGCTGGCGGTGGCTGA